From the genome of Polypterus senegalus isolate Bchr_013 chromosome 8, ASM1683550v1, whole genome shotgun sequence:
CTGAATGTGGTAAACGCTTCTGCTGCAGTAGCCTGCTTGAGAATCACaaaagagttcacactggagagaagccatattgctgttcggAATGCGGCAAGCAATTCTCACAAATGAGCCATCTTCGGacacacaaaagaattcacactggagagaagccatattgttgttcagaatgtggcaaacgattcttaCAAATGAGCTATCTTCGCAGCCATGCAAgaactcacactggagagaagccatattgttgtacTGAATGTGGCCAGCAATTTGGTCATAGTAGCAGTCTTCAAACACActcaagaattcatactggagagaagccgtattcctgtcctgaatgtggcaagAAATTCTCACAAATAGGCAATCTTCAGGCCCACCAAACAATCCACACTggtgagaagccatattgttgttctgaatgtggaaaagaaTTCTCAAGAAAAGTGAATCTTAAGAAacacagaagaattcacactggagaaagaccatattgctgttctgaatgtgacaaACGATTCTACAGTAGCAGCAGCCTTCGGAGACACACAAGGATTCATAGTGGAGAGAGGCCATTTTCCTGTGCAGAATGTGGAAAACGATTCTCTAGAAGCAGTCATCTTCAACAACACACTAGAATTCATACTAGGGAgatgcaaaaatagaaaaagaaaaccattcaAGAGATAGGTGCCAATTCTGCCAAACAGAGATGGAAATAGTTTCTCGTCTGGTTTAAACAAGCAGAGGtcaacaaaactgaaaatatgcaaaaatatgtgATAGCACCAGAGATGTATTTGCACCACACTCCAGCCTGGCAAACAGAAAATGAAGAGGTGTTAGTCACATGGGACATACTAATACCAACTGACAGAAAAATAGATGCTCAGAATCTAGACATGGTCATTAAAGAAAGACAATCCTTTAAAGCCTGGATCATTCGGTCTGAAGTGACAGATCAGTGCTTTGAAAAGAAAGGCATAAAATAACCAGT
Proteins encoded in this window:
- the LOC120533314 gene encoding zinc finger protein 239-like; protein product: MDMKQNMCDINTMEIMTVTIKEEHCEWESVHSEQESLSVTDEDYEQVTVGIKEEAEEMSVTTEIKTEEPSPVRTLKDQPSPSKQSGETFLSGSEILKPATLHRGSLPALDLTRTNKRSVQQQMDDKNVSALSVLQKGKKKCKPNDKQESRPRKKPHCCTECGKRFCCSSLLENHKRVHTGEKPYCCSECGKQFSQMSHLRTHKRIHTGEKPYCCSECGKRFLQMSYLRSHARTHTGEKPYCCTECGQQFGHSSSLQTHSRIHTGEKPYSCPECGKKFSQIGNLQAHQTIHTGEKPYCCSECGKEFSRKVNLKKHRRIHTGERPYCCSECDKRFYSSSSLRRHTRIHSGERPFSCAECGKRFSRSSHLQQHTRIHTREMQK